In a genomic window of Candidatus Eisenbacteria bacterium:
- a CDS encoding OmpH family outer membrane protein: MARWTAVLALLLASSWSPSRAADTRIGFIDSAKIFQEYKLAQEAQQQFDRQVQNWRSEAAEKQKVVDQLRAEMRDQGPILSSVKRQEKEEALQKAIQGYEAFVQEIWGPTGRASQENERTTREIVEQIRTVVEKLAGEKGLDIVFDAAGGAIVYADRSLDLSAEVVRELNTRVGQGTR; the protein is encoded by the coding sequence GTGGCACGGTGGACGGCGGTGCTGGCGCTGCTGCTGGCATCGTCATGGTCCCCGTCCAGAGCCGCCGACACCCGTATCGGATTCATCGACTCCGCGAAGATCTTCCAGGAGTACAAGCTCGCCCAGGAAGCGCAGCAGCAATTCGACCGCCAGGTGCAGAACTGGCGCAGCGAGGCCGCGGAGAAGCAGAAGGTCGTCGACCAGCTGCGAGCCGAGATGAGGGACCAGGGGCCGATCCTCTCCAGCGTGAAGCGCCAGGAGAAGGAGGAAGCGCTGCAGAAGGCCATCCAGGGATACGAAGCCTTCGTTCAGGAGATCTGGGGACCGACTGGACGCGCTTCGCAGGAGAACGAGCGGACGACGAGGGAGATCGTCGAGCAGATTCGCACGGTGGTCGAGAAGCTGGCGGGAGAGAAAGGTCTCGACATCGTGTTCGACGCGGCGGGCGGCGCGATCGTCTATGCGGATCGCAGCCTGGACTTGAGCGCCGAGGTGGTTCGCGAGCTCAATACCCGCGTCGGACAGGGCACCCGTTGA